DNA from Algisphaera agarilytica:
GATGACCCTCGCCTGCTCGGGTACGGGCAGTGCCGGGGCGCAGATGCTCATGGACAACCTCGTCGAGCCGGGCGACACCTGCCTCATCGGGATCAACGGCGTGTTCGGCGGGCGGCTCACCGAGAAAGCCAAACGTGCCGGAGGCGTCGTCACCAACATGACCGCCGAGTGGGGTCAGGTCTTCGACCAGGGCGCCATCATCGAGAAGGTCAATGAGCTCAAGCCCAAGCTCGTCGCGTTCGTCCACGCCGAGACCTCGACCGGTGCACTGCAACCTTTCGATAAGCTCGCCGACGCGGTCCACGCCAATGGCGGCCTGCTCGCGATGGACTGCGTTACCTCGTTCTCCGGCCTGCCGGTGAAGATCGACGAGTGGGGCATCGACGCGGCCTACACCGGCACGCAGAAGTGCCTGTCCTGCCCGCCCGGCCTCGGCCCGGTGACGCTGTCCGAACGCGCGATGCACAAGGTGCAAAACCGCCAGTCGCCGGTGAACTCGTGGTACCTCGATCTCAACCTCGTGGGCAACTACTGGTCCGGCAGCCGGGCGTACCACCACACCGCCCCCGTGAACATGAACTACGCGCTGCACGAAGCGCTGCGCCTCGTGCTGGAAGAAGGCCTGGAGGCCCGCTTCGCCCGGCACCAAGCGGTGCACGAGAAGCTCAAGGCCGGCCTGCTCGAGCGCGGCTTTACGTATGCATCCGACCCCGAGAACTCGCTGCCGATGCTCAACCTCGTGAACATCCCCGAGGGCGTGGCCGACGAAGCCGCGATCCGCAAACGCCTGCTCGACGAGTTCAACCTCGAGATCGGCGGCGGGCTGGGCGCGCTGGCGGGCAAGTGCTGGCGCATCGGCATCATGGGCCACGGGGCCCGCGATGAAAACGTCGAGATGATCCTGGATTCGCTCGACAAGGTGCTTGGGTAACGCATGATCATCGCCGGCCACCTGCTGCTGCCCGACGACGACCGGCCCGGCCACGTCCGGCTGAGCCCGGGGCACCTCCGCCTCGACGGCGAGCAGATCGCCGAGGTCGTCGAGGGCGAAATGCCCAACACCTGCGACGCCGGCGGGCCCGATGCCCTTATCACCCCCGGCTTCATCGACACCCACCTGCACCTCCCGCAGTTCGACACCATCGGCGCCCACGGCCTGCCGCTGCTCGAATGGCTCGACGGCGTCACCTTCCCCGCCGAACGCAGATGGGAAGACACCGGCTACGCCCGGGCCATGACCCAGCGCGTCGTCGGCCAGCTCCTGGCCCACGGCACGACCGGCATCTGCGCCTACGCCACCGTGCACCACGACGCGACCCACGCGGCGCTGCAAGTCGCCAGAGACGCGGGCCTGCGCGGCGTGATCGGGCAGACGCTCATCGAACGCAACGCCCCGGATTTCCTGTCGCGCCCCGCGTCGCAGCTGCTCGATGAAACCGCCCGGCTGCTCGAGGCGTTCCCCTCCAGCGGACGCGTGGCCGCAGCGGTGACGCCGCGGTTTGCCGTGACGTGTACCGCCGGATTCATGGCGGAGATGGGCAAGCTTGCCGCCGAGCACCACGCGTTCATCCAGTCGCACCTCGCCGAGACCGTGCCGGAGTGTGAGCTCATCGCCGAGCTGTTCGACGGCACGTCCTACGTCGACGTCTATGGCAACGCCGGCCTGCTCACACCCCGATCGGTCTACGGCCACGGCATCTACCTGGACGAAGCCGACCAACGCACGCTCGCCGAAACCGGCACGATCATCGCCCACTGCCCCACCGCCAACTCGTTCCTGCGCTCGGGAACGATGGACCGCCGGTCTCACCTGGACCACGACGTCCGCACCACGCTCGGCAGCGACATCGGCGGCGGGTACGAACGCTCCATGGTCCGCGTCGGCCGCGCCATGATCGAAGCCGCAGCATCGTTCCACGAACGAGAGGTGGACACACTGCCCAACGCCAGCCAAGTGTGGTGGCAGATCACCACGGGCAACGCCGAGGCGCTGGGCTGGCCAGGCGGCGGGCGATTGGCTGCGGGTGCGTCTGCAGATGTGGTGGTCGTGCAGCCCAACATCCCGTGGCACAACTCGGCGGTCGATCCGCTCGAACGGCTCATGTGGTCGTGGGACGACCGGTGGGTGCAACGCACGATCGCGCGCGGCCAGACCGCTTATCCCTCGACGGGCTGACGCGAAGCGTCACGCTCTTTCAACAACTGTGCCGCAATGCTCACCGCGATCTCCGCGGGGTGGTTGCTGCCGATCGGCAGGCCCACCGGGCAATGGAACTGCAAGCGATCCGCGTCGATGCCCACGTCCTGCAACTCCCGACGGAGCACCGCCGCTTTCGCGTTGCTGCCGATCACGCCGAGGAACGGGAACGCCCAGCCCTGCTCGAAGATCGCCTGCAACACCGGGAAGTCGCTGCGGTGGCCCTTGGTCATGCACAACACGTACGCGCCGTCCGGCAGACCCGCGACCTCCTCGGCCGGCGCTTCGGTACACACCGTCACCACCGACTCGGGCAAGCGAGACAGCCAATCCGCCCGCGGGTCGATGCACGTCAACGCACACGGCAACTCCGAAAGTAACTTCGCCAAGGCCTGGGTTACATGCCCCGCGCCAAAGACCACGATCGGCCAGACGTTCACGTTGACCGACTCGAAGTACAGCCGAACCCGCCCGCCGCAGGTCATGCCGACGTCGGCTTTGAGGCTCCAATCGACAAACTTGGTCCGGCCTGC
Protein-coding regions in this window:
- a CDS encoding pyridoxal-phosphate-dependent aminotransferase family protein is translated as MLNIPPRVLHGPGPSPVAPSVLEALAKPCIGHMDPVFMQVMNEVREMLQQVFQTENEMTLACSGTGSAGAQMLMDNLVEPGDTCLIGINGVFGGRLTEKAKRAGGVVTNMTAEWGQVFDQGAIIEKVNELKPKLVAFVHAETSTGALQPFDKLADAVHANGGLLAMDCVTSFSGLPVKIDEWGIDAAYTGTQKCLSCPPGLGPVTLSERAMHKVQNRQSPVNSWYLDLNLVGNYWSGSRAYHHTAPVNMNYALHEALRLVLEEGLEARFARHQAVHEKLKAGLLERGFTYASDPENSLPMLNLVNIPEGVADEAAIRKRLLDEFNLEIGGGLGALAGKCWRIGIMGHGARDENVEMILDSLDKVLG
- a CDS encoding amidohydrolase family protein, with amino-acid sequence MIIAGHLLLPDDDRPGHVRLSPGHLRLDGEQIAEVVEGEMPNTCDAGGPDALITPGFIDTHLHLPQFDTIGAHGLPLLEWLDGVTFPAERRWEDTGYARAMTQRVVGQLLAHGTTGICAYATVHHDATHAALQVARDAGLRGVIGQTLIERNAPDFLSRPASQLLDETARLLEAFPSSGRVAAAVTPRFAVTCTAGFMAEMGKLAAEHHAFIQSHLAETVPECELIAELFDGTSYVDVYGNAGLLTPRSVYGHGIYLDEADQRTLAETGTIIAHCPTANSFLRSGTMDRRSHLDHDVRTTLGSDIGGGYERSMVRVGRAMIEAAASFHEREVDTLPNASQVWWQITTGNAEALGWPGGGRLAAGASADVVVVQPNIPWHNSAVDPLERLMWSWDDRWVQRTIARGQTAYPSTG
- the xdhC gene encoding xanthine dehydrogenase accessory protein XdhC → MSSSSHIQRYTELALAKQPFVAVTLVDAHGSTPQDAGSKMIVTPSGLDHGTVGGGRVEAKAIDEALQLMRDAGRTKFVDWSLKADVGMTCGGRVRLYFESVNVNVWPIVVFGAGHVTQALAKLLSELPCALTCIDPRADWLSRLPESVVTVCTEAPAEEVAGLPDGAYVLCMTKGHRSDFPVLQAIFEQGWAFPFLGVIGSNAKAAVLRRELQDVGIDADRLQFHCPVGLPIGSNHPAEIAVSIAAQLLKERDASRQPVEG